The following proteins are co-located in the Silene latifolia isolate original U9 population chromosome 1, ASM4854445v1, whole genome shotgun sequence genome:
- the LOC141589822 gene encoding uncharacterized protein LOC141589822, producing the protein MDRIGFWNVRGMNRVNKQKFINFFLQNKGVGLFGLLEAKIKSKSFIRTVNVFNNWCISTNNGYHNNGRIWILWDPKIFRIQFVEYNAQFIHMKVETLVSRSVFFLTMIYAFNGIQDRTPLWDHLRRFAGQVDGPWAMGGDFNCVLSASERVGGNTPNAEIEPFRACVVDCEVVDIPATGSLFTWNNKQQPVDRIYSRLDRFMINKAWSDNFPELYANFLPEGMFDHTPCLIHSSTQVQQIRSFKYYNMWGTAKDFLPIIKRCWSQGIPGTPMFRLAKNLKLLKPSLKALNKEKYSDIEQSTSLVQKRVADLQELIGKDPSNMALISEEAEATKSLRELSEARDSFMAQKAKIQWLQQGDTNSSYFHGVLKKEGMEIELC; encoded by the coding sequence ATGGATAGAATAGGCTTTTGGAATGTGAGAGGAATGAATAGGGTAAATAAGCAAAAGTTCATTAATTTTTTCTTGCAAAATAAGGGAGTAGGTTTATTTGGTTTGTTAGAAGCAAAAATAAAAAGCAAGTCTTTCATTAGAACTGTAAATGTTTTTAATAATTGGTGCATTTCTACAAATAATGGGTACCACAATAATGGGAGAATCTGGATTCTTTGGGACCCTAAGATATTCAGAATTCAGTTTGTTGAATACAATGCTCAATTCATCCATATGAAGGTTGAAACATTGGTGAGTAGGAGTGTTTTCTTCTTAACCATGATCTATGCATTTAATGGTATTCAAGATAGGACCCCTCTATGGGATCATCTAAGGAGGTTTGCTGGTCAAGTGGATGGCCCTTGGGCTATGGGAGGTGACTTCAATTGTGTGTTGTCAGCTTCTGAGAGAGTAGGAGGTAATACTCCTAATGCAGAGATTGAACCATTTAGAGCATGTGTTGTAGATTGTGAAGTAGTGGACATTCCTGCTACAGGCTCTTTGTTCACCTGGAATAATAAGCAACAGCCTGTTGATAGGATTTACAGTAGGCTTGATAGGTTTATGATCAATAAAGCTTGGAGTGATAATTTTCCAGAATTATATGCGAATTTCCTCCCTGAGGGTATGTTTGATCACACTCCCTGCTTGATTCATAGCTCTACTCAGGTCCAGCAAATTAGAAGTTTCAAGTATTATAATATGTGGGGAACTGCCAAGGATTTTTTGCCCATTATTAAGAGATGTTGGAGTCAAGGTATTCCTGGAACCCCAATGTTCAGGCTGGCAAAAAATTTGAAGCTCCTGAAGCCTTCTCTGAAAGCCTTGAATAAGGAGAAGTATAGTGATATTGAGCAATCTACCTCTTTGGTGCAGAAAAGAGTAGCTGATTTGCAGGAATTGATAGGGAAAGACCCTTCAAATATGGCCCTTATATCTGAGGAGGCTGAGGCTACTAAAAGCTTAAGGGAACTGTCTGAGGCAAGGGACAGTTTTATGGCTCAAAAAGCAAAGATTCAGTGGCTGCAGCAGGGGGATACTAATAGCTCTTATTTTCATGGAGTGCTCAAAAAAGAAGG